In Arthrobacter citreus, a single genomic region encodes these proteins:
- a CDS encoding alpha/beta hydrolase yields MKKVYLFLSLVFCLLIGNYLVASKNTVKSESKSSLIFQNDKPNKVTEDLRALYKQKAKEGRTATLEQKRIEIEKQLVPTPSNIKIKGETIEGTKVEWLIPDKSPEDKIVFYVHGGGWSRGGLGYSRNLGTILAREAGYRVLTIQYRLSPENPFPTGLTDVEKVYSSLVKNLSPKSKVVIVGDSAGGNLTFALLNQLKTLNGKYPSAVVGISPATDLTKESQLYTSDFDSIHANYHGNDINIIDTYVGNNDRKNPLISPLYGDLKGLPPMLIHAGAREELLDDILAYAAEANFQGVAVTCKVWRGMFHNFQLMDKASPISKQANTEIAQYIKEHLGN; encoded by the coding sequence TTGAAAAAAGTATATTTATTTCTTTCGCTAGTGTTTTGTTTATTAATTGGAAATTATTTAGTTGCTTCAAAAAATACTGTTAAAAGTGAAAGTAAATCATCCCTGATCTTTCAAAATGATAAACCAAATAAAGTAACAGAGGACCTTCGAGCATTATATAAACAAAAAGCAAAAGAAGGTAGAACTGCAACGTTAGAGCAAAAACGAATTGAAATTGAAAAACAATTAGTGCCGACTCCTTCGAATATTAAAATAAAAGGAGAAACAATTGAAGGAACAAAAGTGGAATGGTTAATACCGGACAAATCTCCCGAAGATAAAATTGTTTTTTATGTACATGGTGGAGGGTGGTCTAGAGGTGGGTTAGGATATTCAAGAAATCTAGGAACAATCTTAGCAAGGGAGGCAGGCTATAGAGTATTAACAATTCAGTATAGACTTTCACCAGAAAATCCATTTCCTACAGGTTTAACAGATGTTGAAAAGGTCTATAGTTCTCTAGTCAAAAATTTGAGTCCGAAGTCAAAAGTTGTAATTGTCGGGGATAGCGCGGGTGGTAATCTGACATTTGCATTATTAAATCAATTAAAAACGTTAAATGGAAAATATCCGTCTGCTGTAGTCGGAATCTCTCCGGCGACTGACTTAACGAAAGAAAGTCAATTATACACTTCTGATTTTGATAGTATTCACGCAAATTATCACGGAAATGACATTAATATTATTGATACATATGTAGGAAATAATGATAGGAAAAATCCTTTAATCTCACCTTTATATGGTGATTTAAAAGGCCTACCGCCAATGCTTATACACGCTGGTGCAAGGGAAGAGCTATTGGACGATATTTTAGCATATGCTGCTGAAGCGAATTTTCAAGGTGTAGCGGTGACATGTAAAGTCTGGAGAGGAATGTTCCATAATTTTCAGTTAATGGATAAGGCTTCACCTATTAGTAAGCAGGCGAACACTGAGATTGCGCAGTATATTAAGGAGCATCTTGGAAATTAA
- a CDS encoding DUF3892 domain-containing protein, which yields MSFQNRGIGHPEHHDDPNKLHIVAVRKNGDGDITDVKFQNGEIVGIEQAIAMAELEQIEDVNTGLTRGENPHKTLRSYPDGDPTNNLSNLAPF from the coding sequence ATGTCATTTCAAAATCGTGGTATCGGACATCCTGAACATCATGATGATCCAAATAAATTACATATTGTTGCTGTGAGGAAAAATGGCGATGGTGATATTACAGATGTAAAATTTCAAAACGGTGAAATTGTTGGAATTGAGCAAGCAATTGCAATGGCAGAACTTGAGCAAATTGAAGATGTTAACACAGGATTAACGCGTGGTGAGAATCCACATAAAACACTTCGCTCGTATCCCGATGGAGATCCAACGAATAATTTAAGTAATCTCGCTCCTTTTTAA
- a CDS encoding HD domain-containing protein, whose product MYKAMYHTFDHLRLSSKQAQESDIAFLHDFNAILESPHLKKLANKTQLIPNSDQCNNRLSHTIDVCHVSSLIVERVNYVFHENNIALINKDLVKAISLAHDIGHPPFGHTGERALDKMMKKMGGFESNAQSLKILVNSSDDYTYRTIAALMKYKTKIPLVRQEYNGLIKGYYEYMSNHIEPLFLTYQDNVIEQYIVDLADTLSYALSDIKDLLIYFGENRFTQLLANFFTKNAMLEEAVLVFTEVSRSELLYLIPKILEDIKDTILSKVLRNYRKLSSEPLHSIIYDFIHTLVITINHEKPMYSKLNLSIENAIKLFLLNQIPKKCFLERKINRDIDKKITHNIQLTYDYLFNLNSEDSLLNVEKEILQKLINLSNHVERSRYVCDVMCHLSDMEIVDFVKKFSKKRIVV is encoded by the coding sequence ATGTATAAGGCCATGTATCATACTTTTGACCATCTAAGACTATCTTCCAAGCAAGCGCAAGAAAGTGATATTGCGTTCTTACATGATTTTAATGCAATTTTAGAATCCCCCCATTTAAAAAAATTAGCAAATAAAACTCAGTTAATTCCCAACTCAGATCAATGCAATAATCGTTTATCTCATACTATTGACGTTTGCCACGTTTCAAGCTTAATTGTGGAACGCGTTAACTATGTTTTTCATGAGAATAACATTGCACTCATAAATAAAGATTTAGTAAAAGCAATTAGTCTTGCTCATGATATTGGCCATCCTCCATTCGGGCATACCGGTGAACGAGCATTAGATAAAATGATGAAAAAAATGGGTGGATTTGAATCAAATGCACAGAGCCTTAAAATTTTAGTAAATAGTTCGGATGATTATACATATAGGACCATTGCAGCTTTAATGAAGTACAAAACCAAAATTCCTTTAGTTAGACAAGAATATAACGGTTTAATCAAAGGCTATTATGAATACATGTCTAATCATATAGAGCCTCTATTTTTGACATATCAAGATAATGTAATTGAGCAATACATCGTAGACCTAGCAGATACATTATCTTATGCCCTATCTGATATTAAAGATCTACTAATCTATTTTGGTGAAAATCGATTTACTCAATTACTTGCCAATTTTTTTACTAAAAATGCAATGCTTGAAGAAGCTGTGCTTGTTTTTACCGAAGTTAGTAGATCAGAATTGCTTTATTTAATACCGAAGATTTTGGAAGATATAAAAGATACTATTCTTTCGAAGGTTTTGCGAAATTACCGTAAATTGAGTTCAGAACCACTACACTCTATTATTTACGATTTTATACATACACTAGTGATTACTATAAACCATGAAAAACCTATGTATAGTAAATTAAATCTTTCAATCGAAAATGCAATAAAACTGTTTTTATTAAATCAAATTCCAAAGAAATGTTTCTTAGAGAGGAAAATTAATAGAGACATAGATAAAAAGATTACTCATAATATCCAACTCACCTACGATTATCTTTTTAACTTAAACAGTGAGGATTCTTTACTGAATGTCGAAAAAGAAATCTTGCAAAAATTAATCAATCTCTCTAATCATGTTGAGCGTTCAAGATATGTTTGCGATGTGATGTGTCATTTAAGTGATATGGAGATTGTGGATTTTGTAAAAAAATTTAGTAAAAAAAGAATTGTAGTATAA
- a CDS encoding cytochrome P450 — protein sequence MSSIVKQSVDQFSIYSKEYHERRNEVYENLRNNAPVFWHEEMKSWFITRYEDVSKYLLGDKFISSNVIPQKMSNLAEGEDQHFKDILDIIKTWMVYNDRPVHSQLKGYMNRAFLVNEIELITPEIKKIVSNVIDKVLENNSESFDFVKEIAHPIPAMVLCKMLGIPVKEVARFIKWSDDIALFMQDFVVSHVPSKEISEQVRGSVREIYAYLSDAIAERRKEKKNDLLSRLISDTPGVDGELTDAQLIAQTMHLIFGGHKIPQFVLSNTLHLLFKNQEVLEMLKNDMSLLPKVLDETMRLEGPIQYIVRHASNDIEIHGQQIKKDDSVYFFLASAGRDERVFDNPEKMDISRTGFRHVAFGGGYHTCIAAAFARAEIMEILKEVLTRFPNIEPLYDLEKPEWTSNPTFTGMTQMPVKI from the coding sequence ATGAGTTCAATTGTAAAGCAATCTGTTGACCAGTTCAGTATATATAGCAAAGAGTACCATGAAAGAAGAAATGAAGTTTATGAAAACTTAAGAAATAATGCGCCAGTGTTTTGGCATGAAGAAATGAAATCATGGTTTATTACTAGATATGAGGATGTTTCTAAGTATTTACTAGGAGATAAATTTATTTCAAGTAATGTCATTCCTCAAAAAATGAGTAATCTTGCAGAAGGAGAAGATCAACACTTTAAGGATATACTCGATATTATTAAAACTTGGATGGTATACAATGACCGCCCTGTTCATTCTCAACTAAAAGGTTATATGAATAGAGCTTTTTTAGTGAATGAAATAGAGCTTATTACTCCTGAAATTAAGAAAATTGTTTCTAATGTCATTGATAAAGTGCTTGAAAATAACTCAGAATCTTTTGACTTTGTAAAAGAAATCGCCCACCCGATTCCTGCGATGGTTCTATGTAAAATGTTAGGGATTCCAGTTAAAGAAGTTGCTCGATTCATTAAGTGGTCTGATGATATTGCATTATTTATGCAGGATTTTGTTGTGTCTCACGTTCCTAGTAAAGAAATTAGTGAACAAGTTAGAGGAAGTGTAAGAGAAATTTATGCATACCTTTCTGATGCGATTGCCGAAAGACGTAAAGAGAAGAAAAATGATCTATTAAGTAGATTAATTTCGGATACTCCAGGTGTCGATGGTGAACTTACTGATGCTCAATTAATCGCTCAAACTATGCACTTGATTTTTGGTGGACACAAAATTCCTCAGTTTGTGTTAAGTAATACTTTACACCTTCTGTTTAAAAATCAAGAGGTGCTAGAAATGTTGAAAAATGATATGTCACTTCTTCCAAAAGTATTAGATGAAACAATGAGGCTTGAAGGACCAATCCAATATATTGTTAGACATGCTTCAAATGATATAGAAATACATGGACAGCAAATCAAGAAAGATGATTCTGTTTATTTCTTCTTAGCATCTGCAGGCCGAGATGAACGAGTATTTGATAATCCAGAAAAAATGGATATTAGTAGAACAGGGTTCCGCCATGTTGCTTTCGGTGGTGGCTATCATACTTGTATTGCTGCTGCTTTTGCTCGTGCCGAAATTATGGAAATTCTAAAAGAAGTACTAACTCGTTTTCCAAATATCGAGCCATTATATGATTTAGAAAAACCGGAGTGGACTTCAAACCCTACTTTCACTGGAATGACACAAATGCCAGTAAAAATCTAA
- a CDS encoding dienelactone hydrolase gives MIIIHEIYGINNHIRGIGDNLKKLGFTVLCPNLLGKIESFCYKEENKAYQYFVNEIGFENAADQVVTLAKELRTRCSNLYILGFSVGATIAWLCSKNEELFDGVIGFYGSRIRDYLELSPKCETLLFFPMKEKSFDPETVIKKLKTKVLTEIIKVEGGHGFTNQSTPYYDQDASDFCFQKMHDFIRKQNQNKLFITGGIK, from the coding sequence ATTATTATTATTCATGAAATTTACGGAATAAACAACCATATTAGGGGTATTGGTGACAATTTAAAAAAGTTAGGTTTTACTGTTTTATGTCCAAATTTACTAGGTAAAATAGAGAGCTTTTGCTATAAAGAGGAAAACAAGGCTTATCAATATTTTGTTAATGAAATTGGGTTCGAGAACGCTGCAGATCAAGTAGTAACTCTTGCAAAAGAACTTCGAACGCGTTGTTCTAATTTATATATTTTAGGTTTTAGTGTAGGTGCAACGATAGCATGGTTATGTAGTAAAAATGAAGAATTATTTGATGGAGTTATTGGATTTTATGGTTCAAGAATTAGAGACTACTTAGAGTTGAGTCCAAAATGTGAGACTTTATTATTTTTCCCAATGAAAGAAAAATCATTTGATCCGGAAACTGTCATAAAAAAACTAAAAACAAAAGTTCTAACCGAAATCATAAAAGTAGAAGGTGGTCACGGTTTTACAAATCAATCAACACCTTATTATGATCAAGATGCTTCTGATTTCTGTTTCCAAAAAATGCATGATTTTATTAGGAAACAAAATCAAAATAAACTTTTCATAACTGGAGGCATCAAATGA
- a CDS encoding MFS transporter has protein sequence MKSQRWMSLQFFGFFFTFGIFVPYWSTWLTASKGFSPDKAGLIIALGLIARSVTTFYIFPFVSRYVNLARLNQVVSLTSVTLLIILIPFNSLIVVASITVLLSLVYPMPLAMYEAMASILIRESKIQYGISRSYGSIGYIISLSLTGILITWKSENIVIYLLIIGCVLLAFITSMNAPLPLKTKIASKKVPFFKLFKSKAFLLVLAICITLQAAHAAYYSYAVLFLKNIGVKSSFTGFILIIAVISEIAFFYICDSLFKRRSVPILLTFSVSASIIRWLLIFSFNSISVFVLSQLLHSLTFGLTQFAFVKYLDENIENKFFPFAHGIYAALGLSLGSGLLTLLSGYLYTISPPFAFLGMAIVCVPCLVMSYLLKLTLDYRDQKNLTGEISEHVTSKRKSI, from the coding sequence ATGAAAAGTCAAAGATGGATGTCTTTACAGTTTTTTGGGTTTTTCTTCACCTTTGGAATATTCGTACCTTATTGGTCTACCTGGCTTACGGCAAGTAAAGGTTTTTCACCAGATAAGGCTGGACTAATCATTGCTTTAGGTTTAATAGCAAGGTCAGTAACAACTTTTTATATTTTTCCGTTTGTAAGCAGATACGTAAATCTAGCGAGATTAAATCAAGTTGTTTCTTTAACATCTGTCACATTGTTAATCATTTTAATACCGTTTAATAGTTTAATTGTAGTAGCTTCTATTACAGTTTTACTCAGCCTAGTTTATCCAATGCCTCTAGCAATGTATGAAGCTATGGCCTCTATACTGATTAGAGAAAGCAAAATTCAGTACGGGATAAGTAGATCTTATGGTTCGATTGGCTACATTATCTCACTATCGTTGACTGGAATATTAATAACTTGGAAGAGTGAAAATATCGTTATTTATCTATTAATTATTGGATGCGTTCTCCTTGCTTTCATTACATCTATGAACGCCCCCTTACCTTTAAAAACAAAAATAGCATCAAAGAAAGTACCCTTTTTTAAGTTATTTAAATCAAAAGCATTTTTATTGGTTTTAGCAATCTGTATCACCCTTCAAGCTGCTCATGCAGCGTATTACAGTTATGCTGTTCTTTTTTTGAAAAATATAGGCGTAAAATCTAGTTTTACTGGATTCATACTTATCATTGCAGTAATCTCAGAAATTGCTTTCTTTTATATATGTGATTCTCTTTTTAAAAGACGATCCGTTCCAATTCTATTAACGTTTAGTGTAAGTGCTTCCATAATAAGATGGCTTTTAATCTTTTCGTTTAATAGTATTTCAGTTTTTGTATTGTCTCAACTATTACACTCTCTTACTTTTGGACTTACTCAGTTTGCATTTGTTAAATACTTAGATGAAAACATTGAAAATAAGTTCTTCCCATTTGCTCATGGAATTTATGCAGCGCTAGGTTTAAGTTTAGGTAGTGGTCTATTAACTTTATTAAGTGGTTACCTCTACACTATATCTCCACCTTTCGCTTTTTTAGGTATGGCAATAGTCTGTGTCCCTTGCTTAGTTATGAGTTACTTGTTGAAATTAACATTAGATTACAGGGATCAAAAAAACTTAACAGGAGAGATCAGTGAACATGTTACTAGTAAAAGAAAAAGTATTTAG
- the modA gene encoding molybdate ABC transporter substrate-binding protein, which produces MKKLYSLIFSMMLLGLVVSGCSTNDQAKKSTDTKQEVSEKKVELTISAAASLQDALNDIKANFEKSNPNVKINFNFGASGALQQQISQGAPVDLFFSAAEDKFNNLVQEGLIDKSQGKDVVGNELVLVVPKDSTKAINSFEDITKADKVSIGTPEAVPAGQYGKETLENLNIWKSIEGKVVYGKDVRQVLSYVETNNVDAGIVYKTDALTSSKVKIVATAAENTHDSIIYPLGVIKNSKQPKEAQLFYEYLQSAESMNILEKYGFKGL; this is translated from the coding sequence ATGAAAAAACTTTATTCTTTAATTTTTTCGATGATGTTATTAGGACTAGTTGTATCTGGTTGTTCAACTAATGACCAAGCTAAAAAATCAACTGACACGAAACAAGAAGTTTCGGAAAAGAAAGTAGAATTGACTATTTCAGCAGCAGCTAGTTTGCAAGATGCACTAAATGATATTAAAGCAAATTTTGAGAAGTCTAATCCTAATGTAAAAATTAATTTTAATTTTGGTGCATCAGGGGCACTTCAACAACAAATTTCTCAAGGAGCACCGGTAGATCTTTTCTTCTCTGCTGCAGAGGACAAGTTTAATAACCTAGTACAAGAAGGACTAATTGATAAGAGCCAAGGTAAAGATGTAGTTGGAAATGAACTGGTGCTAGTAGTACCAAAAGATTCAACTAAAGCAATTAACTCATTCGAAGATATTACGAAGGCAGATAAAGTTTCAATCGGTACTCCAGAAGCTGTTCCAGCTGGACAATACGGTAAAGAAACATTAGAAAACTTAAATATCTGGAAATCTATTGAAGGAAAAGTAGTATATGGTAAGGATGTTAGACAAGTACTTTCATATGTTGAAACAAATAATGTAGATGCAGGTATTGTTTATAAAACAGATGCATTAACTTCTTCTAAAGTAAAAATTGTAGCGACAGCGGCTGAAAATACACATGATTCGATTATTTATCCATTAGGTGTAATTAAAAATAGTAAACAACCTAAAGAAGCTCAATTATTCTATGAATATCTTCAAAGTGCTGAATCGATGAATATTTTAGAGAAGTATGGGTTTAAAGGACTTTAA
- a CDS encoding helix-turn-helix transcriptional regulator: MTMELSYTIEEVSQFLKVSKLTIYDLVKKGELPVFRVGRQMRIAGNDLDNYIKNHKTNQPTTLSASVFEPRRSNPKESNNIVISGQDLVLDILGKHIEKNSTYKSLRSFTGSLNSLISMYNGECDVVSLHLFDGDTGEYNLPYLKKILVGYPYILINLLSRKAGLYVKKGNPLNITSWSDLSREDVKIINREKGSGARILLDEQLRINDISYKYIKGYEHEENNHLSVASAVATGVGDVGVGIEKAAKMIGIDFIPLITEQYDLVILKNAKNEHLINIVKDILSSHQFQSEVDSIGDYDTTKTGKVLFETK; encoded by the coding sequence ATGACGATGGAACTTTCTTATACGATTGAAGAAGTGTCTCAGTTTTTAAAAGTGTCGAAATTAACCATTTATGACCTTGTAAAAAAAGGAGAATTACCTGTGTTCCGAGTGGGAAGACAGATGAGAATTGCAGGAAATGACTTGGACAATTATATAAAAAATCATAAAACAAATCAGCCTACTACATTATCTGCCTCTGTTTTCGAACCTCGCAGAAGCAATCCAAAAGAATCCAATAATATTGTTATTAGTGGACAAGACTTAGTTTTAGATATTCTTGGGAAACATATTGAGAAAAATTCAACTTATAAATCTTTACGATCCTTTACAGGAAGCTTAAACAGTCTGATTTCAATGTATAATGGCGAATGCGACGTCGTTAGTTTACATCTGTTTGATGGAGATACTGGTGAATATAATCTTCCATATCTAAAAAAAATTTTAGTGGGCTATCCTTATATCTTAATCAATCTTCTTTCCAGAAAAGCAGGCTTATACGTTAAAAAGGGTAACCCTTTAAATATTACCTCATGGAGTGATTTAAGCCGTGAAGATGTAAAAATCATTAATAGAGAAAAAGGTTCAGGAGCACGAATTCTTCTAGACGAACAACTGCGAATCAACGATATTTCTTATAAATACATAAAAGGATATGAGCATGAAGAAAATAATCATTTAAGTGTAGCCTCTGCCGTTGCGACAGGCGTAGGAGATGTCGGAGTCGGAATTGAAAAAGCTGCTAAAATGATTGGAATTGATTTTATTCCTTTAATAACAGAACAGTATGACCTAGTTATTTTAAAAAATGCTAAAAATGAACATCTCATAAATATCGTAAAAGATATCTTATCATCACATCAGTTTCAATCTGAGGTCGATTCTATAGGGGATTATGATACTACTAAGACGGGAAAAGTCTTATTTGAGACAAAATAA
- a CDS encoding LysR family transcriptional regulator: MNIEQLRHLFEVLESGSFIIAAKKFNLSETDIKESIISLEIELGVRLIECDMDSKVIPSFEGLQIIPIIKDIVWNIKELEEEIKAFNNKSSVNRNLMYDVSIL; this comes from the coding sequence ATGAATATCGAACAGTTAAGGCATCTTTTTGAAGTATTAGAAAGTGGTTCCTTTATAATTGCAGCAAAGAAATTCAATCTTAGTGAAACTGATATTAAAGAATCGATTATTAGTTTGGAAATCGAACTAGGAGTAAGATTAATTGAGTGTGATATGGATTCAAAAGTGATCCCCTCATTTGAAGGACTACAAATTATTCCAATCATAAAGGATATAGTTTGGAATATAAAGGAACTGGAAGAAGAAATTAAAGCATTTAATAATAAATCTTCCGTTAATCGCAATTTGATGTATGACGTAAGTATCTTATAG
- a CDS encoding oxo-acid lyase codes for MIDKRIIFNVLAKDLENAMEIYELANERVLIGLMVKDFSSEEAAIETALSFKSKGIPISIGLGAGDPSVWNRVVSVSTKVIPNHINQVFPAAAYTLGAIQQLKDNLSIVNALIEPSGTVGEVYISTGPKSKQYKEKVSCELAATMLAEIGIHSIKFYPIDGDKRLDEVAAMVRAAVNAGIKIFEPTGGIDLDNVHSIVQTCLDHGADLVIPHLYTSLIDQQTGKTVVGKVKELLNIEWN; via the coding sequence ATGATAGACAAGCGGATAATTTTTAATGTACTGGCTAAAGATTTAGAGAATGCAATGGAAATTTATGAATTGGCTAATGAACGAGTATTAATTGGGTTGATGGTGAAAGATTTTAGTTCCGAGGAAGCTGCTATTGAAACTGCATTATCATTTAAATCTAAAGGAATTCCAATTTCTATTGGCTTAGGTGCCGGTGACCCAAGCGTATGGAACCGAGTAGTGAGCGTTTCTACAAAAGTCATTCCAAATCATATTAATCAAGTGTTTCCAGCAGCAGCCTATACACTTGGAGCAATTCAACAACTAAAAGATAATCTTTCTATTGTTAATGCACTGATCGAACCAAGCGGAACTGTCGGTGAAGTGTATATTTCAACTGGACCCAAAAGTAAGCAATATAAAGAAAAAGTATCATGTGAATTAGCGGCTACTATGTTAGCTGAGATAGGGATTCATTCTATTAAATTTTATCCAATCGATGGTGATAAAAGATTAGATGAAGTTGCAGCCATGGTACGAGCTGCAGTTAATGCTGGTATTAAAATTTTTGAGCCAACAGGTGGGATTGACTTAGATAATGTTCATTCAATTGTGCAAACATGCTTAGACCATGGTGCTGATTTAGTAATTCCTCATCTATATACTTCATTAATAGATCAACAAACTGGAAAAACGGTCGTAGGAAAAGTGAAGGAATTATTAAATATAGAGTGGAATTAA
- a CDS encoding DgaE family pyridoxal phosphate-dependent ammonia lyase codes for MNIYEQIGLKKVINACGKMTPLGVSAVKNEVAESMSQALQDYVEIDELIQYTGKVISKHTNTENACPTIGAAAGIAISVAATISKTNLHIIEQLPFFDGAANEIIIQKGHVVHFGASIKQMISLGGGRAIEVGFANRTYREHIEQAITNKTVALFYVKSHHTVQKGMQSLEVMIDIAKKHNLPLIVDAAAEEDLKKYSKLGANLIIYSGGKALNGPTSGFICGDQVWIEACRMQYKGIGRAMKVSKESMVGLIMALDNYVAKDSNLEKQKERMEILCNRLSEIPGVTTGIEQDEAGRPIYRTRIQLNALETGITASELSETLRKGSPAIYLRDHYSNLGLLHIDPRPLLEGQEDIIVDRIIEIIGGQRAQ; via the coding sequence ATGAATATATATGAGCAAATAGGGTTAAAAAAAGTGATAAATGCATGTGGGAAAATGACACCACTAGGCGTATCGGCTGTTAAAAATGAAGTTGCTGAATCAATGAGTCAGGCTCTACAAGATTATGTAGAAATTGATGAGTTAATTCAATATACAGGAAAAGTAATTTCAAAACATACTAATACAGAAAATGCATGTCCAACAATTGGAGCTGCTGCGGGAATAGCGATTAGTGTGGCAGCTACCATCTCGAAAACGAATTTACATATTATTGAACAGCTACCATTTTTTGATGGAGCAGCGAATGAAATTATTATTCAAAAAGGGCATGTAGTACATTTTGGAGCAAGTATTAAGCAAATGATTTCACTAGGTGGAGGACGTGCTATAGAAGTAGGTTTTGCGAATCGTACGTATCGGGAACATATTGAACAAGCAATTACAAATAAAACAGTTGCGTTATTTTATGTTAAGTCGCATCATACGGTTCAAAAAGGGATGCAATCTTTAGAGGTAATGATTGATATTGCGAAAAAACACAATCTACCGTTAATTGTAGATGCAGCCGCCGAGGAGGATTTGAAAAAATATAGTAAATTAGGTGCCAATCTAATCATTTACAGCGGTGGAAAAGCATTGAATGGACCAACATCTGGATTTATATGTGGCGATCAAGTTTGGATCGAAGCATGTCGCATGCAATATAAAGGGATTGGTCGTGCAATGAAAGTCAGTAAAGAATCGATGGTTGGCTTAATCATGGCATTAGACAATTATGTAGCTAAAGATAGTAATCTAGAAAAGCAGAAAGAAAGAATGGAAATCTTGTGCAATCGCTTATCGGAAATACCAGGAGTAACAACAGGAATTGAACAAGATGAAGCAGGACGCCCCATTTATCGTACTCGTATCCAATTAAATGCTCTGGAAACAGGTATTACTGCCAGTGAGTTGAGTGAAACATTGAGAAAGGGAAGCCCTGCTATTTATTTAAGAGATCACTATTCAAATTTAGGTCTTCTACACATTGATCCACGTCCTTTACTAGAAGGACAAGAGGATATTATTGTTGATAGAATAATAGAGATTATTGGAGGACAACGAGCACAATGA
- a CDS encoding DUF4310 family protein, with the protein MTNNKQINYNSFWYADWAFPFFTALLAAGTFAACHMYVVHGVGAFNDIAVIALLKAGLDGGGYGAAAAFGASFLFARVLEGPLVGILDIGGSLNTGVGVGIPAILLAAGIKAPVYNFSLAIATGLFIGLAIGYIIIGIRKISIKSARSTFGADVMMGAGNMAGRYFGPLIIISACQASLPVGIGSIIGALVFYIWKKPIAGGAILGAMLFGGFFPLPLE; encoded by the coding sequence ATGACAAATAATAAACAAATAAATTATAATTCATTTTGGTACGCTGACTGGGCATTTCCATTTTTTACTGCATTATTGGCAGCTGGAACATTTGCAGCTTGTCATATGTACGTAGTACATGGAGTTGGAGCTTTTAATGACATTGCAGTTATCGCTTTGTTAAAAGCAGGACTTGATGGTGGTGGATATGGTGCAGCAGCCGCATTTGGTGCTAGTTTCTTATTTGCTAGGGTACTAGAGGGACCATTAGTTGGGATATTAGATATTGGTGGATCATTAAACACTGGAGTCGGCGTTGGGATTCCAGCGATTTTACTAGCAGCTGGGATTAAAGCTCCTGTATATAATTTCTCTTTAGCGATTGCAACCGGGTTATTTATAGGTTTAGCGATTGGGTATATCATTATTGGAATTCGAAAAATTTCGATTAAGTCAGCGCGGTCAACATTTGGGGCTGATGTTATGATGGGTGCGGGAAATATGGCAGGACGCTATTTTGGCCCATTAATTATTATTTCAGCATGCCAAGCCTCTTTACCAGTCGGTATAGGATCAATAATTGGTGCATTAGTATTTTATATTTGGAAAAAACCAATTGCTGGCGGTGCCATTTTAGGAGCAATGTTATTTGGTGGCTTCTTCCCGCTTCCATTAGAGTAA